One part of the Candidatus Eisenbacteria bacterium genome encodes these proteins:
- a CDS encoding 30S ribosomal protein S1 encodes MVRRHEEEVDLKDDAAEDAEVEAKPRKRRSVTRLVHEDLGEEGETVAVGVQELDSDEDASSMGQWLQLYEDSLKDLEEGEIVRGRVLKIDDKEVTVDVGFKSEGVIPVEEFPDLEGVKVGDEIEVFLEKTENQDGLVVLSKQRADFVKVWDRVKTASDQGELVEGKLVRKIKGGVVVDLYGVEAFLPGSQIALRQVQNVDSLIGQSMEFKIIKLNKRRRNIVVSRRAVLEEHRAKQKSEIIQELAKDQIREGVVKNITDFGAFVDLGGIDGLLHITDMSWGRVSHPSELVSIGDKIKVKVLSFDPEKERISLGMKQLTPYPWEDVDKRYNVQQRVKGKVVSITDYGAFVELEKGIEGLIHISEMSWTRHVRHPSKVVAIGDQIEAMILKIDKDNEKISLGLKQIEPDPWLTLDDRFPIGTKLTGKVRNLTNFGAFVEIEEGIDGLVHISDMSWTRRVVHPSEVLKKGDKVDVVVLSIDKDARRISLGLKQVSEDPWPTLAERYLPDMIVKGKVVRLLDRGVIVDLEDGLEGFIPLSQLGIEGLRKPSDSFKPDDTLELKVTRVDTQAHRIILSAKAWLADQDGATQASFQDKYKPNPSATEEPVPAAAEEVAGEGASS; translated from the coding sequence GGAGGACGCGGAAGTCGAAGCAAAGCCGCGCAAGCGGCGGTCGGTCACGAGGCTCGTCCACGAAGACCTGGGCGAGGAAGGCGAGACCGTCGCCGTGGGCGTGCAGGAGCTCGATTCGGACGAGGACGCGAGCTCGATGGGGCAGTGGCTTCAGCTGTACGAGGACTCCCTCAAGGATCTCGAAGAGGGAGAGATCGTGCGCGGCCGCGTCCTGAAGATCGACGACAAGGAAGTCACCGTCGACGTCGGGTTCAAGTCGGAAGGCGTGATCCCGGTCGAGGAGTTCCCGGACCTCGAAGGCGTGAAGGTCGGGGACGAGATCGAGGTCTTCCTCGAGAAGACCGAGAACCAGGACGGGCTGGTCGTTCTCTCGAAGCAGCGCGCGGACTTCGTCAAGGTGTGGGACCGCGTGAAGACCGCGTCCGACCAGGGCGAGCTGGTCGAGGGGAAGCTGGTCCGGAAGATCAAGGGAGGCGTGGTCGTCGACCTCTACGGGGTCGAGGCGTTCCTGCCCGGTTCCCAGATCGCGCTCCGGCAGGTGCAGAACGTCGACTCGCTCATCGGCCAGTCGATGGAATTCAAGATCATCAAGCTCAACAAGCGCCGGCGGAACATCGTGGTCTCGCGGCGCGCCGTGCTCGAGGAGCACCGCGCGAAGCAGAAGAGCGAGATCATCCAGGAGCTCGCCAAGGACCAGATCCGAGAGGGCGTGGTCAAGAACATCACCGACTTCGGCGCCTTCGTCGACCTCGGCGGCATCGACGGCTTGTTGCACATCACCGACATGTCCTGGGGCCGCGTGAGCCATCCGTCGGAGCTCGTCTCGATCGGCGACAAGATCAAGGTCAAGGTCCTGTCGTTCGACCCCGAGAAGGAGCGAATCTCCCTCGGCATGAAGCAGCTCACGCCGTATCCGTGGGAGGACGTGGACAAGCGCTACAACGTCCAGCAGCGGGTGAAGGGCAAGGTGGTCTCGATCACCGACTACGGCGCCTTCGTGGAGCTGGAGAAGGGCATCGAGGGGCTCATCCACATCTCCGAGATGTCCTGGACGCGCCACGTGCGGCATCCGTCCAAGGTCGTCGCGATCGGCGACCAGATCGAGGCGATGATCCTCAAGATCGACAAGGACAACGAGAAGATCTCGCTCGGTCTGAAGCAGATCGAGCCCGATCCGTGGCTCACGCTCGACGACCGCTTCCCGATCGGCACGAAGCTGACGGGCAAGGTCCGGAACCTCACGAATTTCGGCGCCTTCGTCGAGATCGAAGAGGGAATCGACGGCCTCGTCCACATCAGCGACATGTCCTGGACGCGCCGCGTGGTGCATCCCAGCGAGGTGCTGAAGAAGGGGGACAAGGTCGACGTCGTCGTGCTCTCGATCGACAAGGACGCGCGGCGGATCTCGCTCGGCCTGAAGCAGGTGAGCGAGGACCCGTGGCCGACGCTCGCGGAGCGCTACCTCCCCGACATGATCGTGAAGGGAAAGGTGGTGCGCCTTCTCGACCGCGGCGTCATCGTGGACCTGGAGGACGGGCTCGAGGGCTTCATTCCGCTCTCGCAGCTCGGCATCGAGGGTCTGCGGAAGCCTTCCGACAGCTTCAAGCCCGACGACACCCTCGAGCTCAAGGTGACGCGGGTCGACACCCAGGCGCATCGGATCATCCTGAGCGCCAAGGCATGGCTGGCCGACCAGGACGGCGCGACGCAGGCGTCGTTCCAGGACAAGTACAAGCCGAACCCCTCGGCCACCGAGGAGCCGGTTCCCGCCGCGGCCGAGGAAGTGGCGGGCGAGGGCGCCTCGTCCTGA